One stretch of Streptomyces hygroscopicus DNA includes these proteins:
- a CDS encoding HAD family hydrolase — translation MSLTARALLLDMDGTLVNSDAVVERCWRRWAAEQGLDADSVLQIVHGRQGHATMAVLLPDRPVEQNLADNQRMLEWETTDLDGVVPVPGAPAFMASLAGLPHALVTSADKGLAGARMGAAGLTMPEVRVTAECVGASKPDPEGFLKGAAELGFAPADCVVFEDSEVGIAAGRAAGMRVVGVGPRAAAHAPDAHVRDLEQVRVEALPDGTLRLHIAA, via the coding sequence ATGTCGCTCACCGCCCGCGCACTCCTCCTCGACATGGACGGCACCCTGGTCAACTCCGACGCCGTCGTCGAGCGCTGCTGGCGGCGGTGGGCGGCCGAGCAGGGGCTGGACGCGGACAGCGTGCTCCAGATCGTCCACGGGCGGCAGGGCCACGCGACGATGGCCGTACTCCTCCCCGACCGGCCGGTCGAGCAGAACCTTGCCGACAACCAGCGGATGCTGGAGTGGGAGACCACGGATCTCGACGGCGTCGTGCCGGTGCCCGGCGCGCCCGCCTTCATGGCCTCGCTGGCCGGGCTTCCGCACGCCCTGGTGACCTCCGCCGACAAGGGGCTCGCCGGCGCGCGGATGGGCGCCGCCGGGCTCACGATGCCGGAGGTGCGGGTCACCGCGGAGTGCGTCGGCGCGAGCAAGCCGGACCCGGAGGGCTTCCTCAAGGGCGCGGCCGAGCTGGGCTTCGCCCCCGCCGACTGTGTCGTCTTCGAGGACTCGGAGGTCGGCATCGCGGCGGGCCGGGCGGCCGGGATGCGGGTCGTCGGCGTCGGACCGCGCGCCGCGGCACACGCCCCGGACGCCCATGTGCGGGACCTGGAGCAGGTGCGCGTCGAGGCACTGCCCGACGGCACCCTGCGCCTGCACATCGCGGCCTGA
- a CDS encoding membrane protein, with protein MFSITVAAVVFGVVFLAELPDKTALAGLMLGTRYRASYVFVGVAAAFALHVGLAIAAGSVLTLLPHRLLQAIVGVLFLGGAAMLLFKKDDGEEEVRKPADQSFWKVSGAGFMLILVAEFGDLTQIMTANLAARYDDPLSVGVGAVLALWAVAGLGIVGGRTLMRYVPLRLITKVAALVMLALGGFSLFEAIAA; from the coding sequence GTGTTCAGCATCACCGTCGCCGCCGTGGTCTTCGGCGTCGTCTTCCTCGCCGAACTTCCCGACAAGACCGCCCTGGCCGGGCTGATGCTCGGCACCCGCTACCGCGCCTCGTACGTCTTCGTCGGCGTGGCCGCGGCCTTCGCCCTCCACGTCGGGCTCGCCATCGCGGCGGGCAGTGTGCTCACCCTGCTGCCGCACCGGCTGCTGCAGGCGATCGTGGGGGTGCTCTTCCTCGGGGGAGCGGCCATGCTCCTCTTCAAGAAGGACGACGGGGAGGAGGAGGTCCGCAAGCCCGCCGACCAGAGCTTCTGGAAGGTGTCCGGGGCGGGCTTCATGCTGATCCTGGTCGCCGAGTTCGGCGATCTGACCCAGATCATGACCGCCAACCTCGCCGCCCGCTACGACGACCCGCTGTCGGTGGGCGTGGGCGCGGTGCTGGCGCTGTGGGCCGTCGCGGGGCTGGGCATCGTGGGCGGCCGCACCCTGATGCGGTACGTACCGCTCCGGCTGATCACCAAGGTCGCGGCCCTGGTGATGCTGGCGCTGGGCGGATTCAGCCTGTTCGAGGCCATCGCGGCCTGA
- a CDS encoding alkaline phosphatase, whose product MAGLRLGPLLRQVDWETGTGATVWVEADRPCEAEVRCADGAGGTARTWRIAGHHYALIPVTGLRPDAETAYRVLLDGEQVWPLPDSPFPDSTIRTPAPGTDAPVRVAFGSCRWAAPPSDASHDPIGPDALDTLAQALARAPERPRPDVLVLLGDQVYADETSAETRRWLATRRDLSEPPGEQVADYEEYTRLYYESWLDPEVRWLLSTVPSCMIFDDHDVIDDWNTSEAWQRRMRATPWWRERILSGLMSYWVHQHLGNLSPTELAADPLYAQVRTADDGTEALREFATRADADPSYTRWSYRRDFGRTRLLMVDTRAARVLEEGRRAMLSEKEFAWVREQAMDGAGGTPGSPGQEASGAPGQEQPGAFGGYDHLLLGTSLPWLLPHFVHDVEAWNASVCGGGRGGRWARIAEDLRQRGDLEHWAAFPESFDALTDTIAEVGGAPGAPATISVLSGDVHHAYIAAPDWSRWSSRPPRSQVRQLTCSPVHNSIYASIRLGFRFGWSAAGRALGRLFRRHGRVPGSRLTWHKTGGPWFGNQLMTLTLQGRGAHLRLDQARADTSGGGARLVTALETDWAG is encoded by the coding sequence ATGGCCGGGCTGCGCCTGGGACCACTACTGCGCCAGGTCGACTGGGAGACCGGCACCGGCGCGACCGTCTGGGTCGAGGCCGACCGGCCCTGCGAGGCCGAGGTGCGGTGTGCCGACGGGGCGGGCGGCACCGCCCGCACCTGGCGGATCGCCGGACACCACTACGCCCTGATCCCGGTCACCGGGCTGCGGCCGGACGCGGAGACCGCCTACCGGGTGCTGCTCGACGGTGAGCAGGTCTGGCCGCTGCCCGACTCCCCCTTCCCCGACAGCACCATCCGCACCCCCGCCCCGGGGACGGACGCGCCCGTGCGCGTGGCCTTCGGCTCCTGCCGGTGGGCCGCGCCGCCCTCCGACGCCTCGCACGACCCGATCGGGCCCGACGCGCTCGACACCCTCGCGCAGGCGCTGGCCCGCGCCCCCGAGCGCCCGCGCCCCGATGTGCTGGTGCTGCTGGGCGACCAGGTGTACGCGGACGAGACCTCCGCCGAGACCCGCCGCTGGCTGGCCACCCGCCGCGATCTGAGCGAGCCGCCGGGCGAGCAGGTCGCGGACTACGAGGAGTACACCCGCCTCTACTACGAGTCCTGGCTGGACCCCGAGGTGCGCTGGCTGCTCTCCACCGTCCCGAGCTGCATGATCTTCGACGACCACGACGTCATCGACGACTGGAACACCAGCGAGGCATGGCAGCGCCGGATGCGCGCCACCCCGTGGTGGCGGGAGCGGATACTGAGCGGTCTGATGTCCTACTGGGTCCATCAGCACCTGGGCAACCTCTCCCCCACCGAACTGGCCGCCGACCCGCTCTACGCGCAGGTGCGCACGGCCGACGACGGCACCGAGGCGCTGCGGGAGTTCGCCACCCGCGCCGACGCCGATCCGTCGTACACCCGCTGGAGCTACCGCCGCGACTTCGGCCGCACCCGGCTGCTGATGGTCGACACCCGCGCGGCGCGGGTGCTGGAGGAGGGCCGGCGGGCGATGCTGAGCGAGAAGGAGTTCGCCTGGGTCCGTGAGCAGGCCATGGACGGCGCGGGCGGTACGCCCGGCAGCCCCGGTCAGGAAGCGTCCGGGGCCCCCGGCCAGGAACAGCCCGGGGCCTTCGGCGGCTACGACCATCTGCTGCTCGGCACCTCGCTGCCCTGGCTGCTGCCGCATTTCGTGCATGACGTGGAGGCGTGGAACGCCTCGGTGTGCGGCGGCGGACGCGGTGGGCGCTGGGCGCGGATCGCCGAGGATCTGCGGCAGCGCGGCGACCTGGAGCACTGGGCGGCGTTCCCCGAGTCCTTCGACGCGCTCACCGACACCATCGCCGAGGTGGGCGGCGCGCCGGGGGCACCGGCCACGATCAGTGTGCTCTCCGGGGATGTGCACCACGCCTATATCGCCGCCCCGGACTGGTCACGGTGGTCGTCCCGGCCGCCCCGCAGCCAGGTGCGGCAGTTGACCTGCTCTCCGGTCCACAACAGCATCTACGCCTCGATCCGGCTCGGCTTCCGCTTCGGCTGGAGCGCGGCGGGCCGCGCCCTGGGGCGGCTCTTCCGGCGCCATGGGCGGGTGCCGGGCTCCCGCTTGACCTGGCACAAGACGGGCGGGCCCTGGTTCGGCAACCAGCTCATGACGCTGACCCTCCAGGGCCGTGGTGCCCATCTGCGCCTGGACCAGGCGCGGGCGGACACCTCGGGCGGCGGGGCCCGGCTGGTGACGGCGCTGGAGACGGACTGGGCCGGGTAG
- a CDS encoding DoxX family protein: MPSSPTPRTLGEALDSARPYVLSLFRIVVGLLFFCHGASSLLGWFGGMMGTGKTIEAGTWPGWYAAVIQLVGGALVMLGVGSRSAAFISSGSMAYAYFHEHQPEKLWPIQNGGEPAAMFCWTLLLLVFTGPGPWALDRIFGSARVSEAAPETRRQPSTVG; this comes from the coding sequence ATGCCTTCTTCCCCCACCCCCCGCACCCTCGGCGAGGCGCTCGACAGCGCCAGGCCATACGTTCTCTCCCTCTTCCGCATCGTCGTCGGACTGCTCTTCTTCTGCCACGGCGCCTCGTCGCTGCTCGGCTGGTTCGGCGGCATGATGGGCACCGGCAAGACCATCGAGGCCGGCACCTGGCCGGGCTGGTACGCGGCGGTGATCCAGCTCGTCGGCGGCGCCCTCGTGATGCTCGGCGTCGGCAGCCGCAGCGCGGCGTTCATCTCCTCGGGCTCGATGGCCTACGCGTACTTCCATGAGCACCAGCCCGAGAAGCTGTGGCCCATTCAGAACGGCGGCGAGCCCGCCGCGATGTTCTGCTGGACGCTGCTGCTGCTCGTCTTCACCGGCCCCGGCCCCTGGGCGCTGGACCGAATATTCGGCTCGGCCCGCGTAAGCGAAGCGGCGCCCGAAACGCGACGCCAGCCGTCGACTGTCGGATAG
- a CDS encoding membrane protein: protein MLEHLGSLTNTPWIYAVIGASVLLDVFLPVLPSGVLVITAATAAAGTTVDAVGVVRQADAADFPAMFGLILCAATASVLGDMVAYRLAWRGSDRLDRAIARSRRLTSAQEKLGTALVRGGGPLVVIARFAPAGRSVVSLSAGAAHRRVKEFLPWSAVAGLAWAAYSVALGYVGGQWLGATWLGTAVSVLALFAAGAGAAYVMKRPGAGAAGPLPAAPTGQPMPPVHQAR from the coding sequence TTGTTGGAACATCTGGGGTCGCTGACCAACACCCCATGGATCTATGCGGTGATCGGGGCATCCGTTCTGCTCGATGTTTTCCTGCCCGTTCTGCCCAGCGGAGTTCTGGTCATCACCGCCGCCACCGCGGCCGCCGGCACCACCGTTGACGCCGTCGGCGTGGTGCGCCAGGCCGACGCGGCCGACTTCCCCGCCATGTTCGGCCTGATCCTGTGCGCCGCGACCGCCTCCGTCCTCGGGGACATGGTCGCCTACCGGCTGGCCTGGCGCGGCAGCGACCGGCTCGACCGCGCCATCGCCCGCTCCCGCCGACTCACCTCCGCCCAGGAGAAGTTGGGCACCGCGCTGGTGCGCGGCGGCGGCCCGCTCGTGGTGATAGCCCGCTTCGCGCCCGCGGGACGCTCGGTCGTCAGTCTGAGCGCGGGCGCGGCCCACCGGAGAGTGAAGGAATTCCTGCCGTGGTCCGCGGTGGCCGGGCTCGCCTGGGCGGCGTACAGCGTGGCCCTCGGCTATGTCGGCGGCCAGTGGCTCGGCGCCACCTGGCTGGGCACGGCGGTCTCGGTGCTCGCGCTGTTCGCGGCGGGCGCCGGCGCGGCGTATGTGATGAAGCGTCCGGGCGCGGGCGCGGCCGGTCCGCTCCCCGCGGCACCCACCGGGCAGCCCATGCCCCCGGTCCACCAGGCGCGATAG
- a CDS encoding lytic transglycosylase: MLTRAAGLVAAFLAGLALVVAAVLVVRHLTAPSEPELPVVPEARRPVVESAVRTCTPLSVPLLAAQIDAESGWRPDADSGHAQGISQFSPVTWKEWGQDGDGDGKANIWEPRDAIPSQARYMCHLYEVVKVVPGGKTTSGATRLALAAYNAGPNAVLRARGIPKILETQDYVDKILKDLLPKYQESEEKYQRSEAKHTSSASASPSVSSSTSPSADPSATASGASPSATRRP; encoded by the coding sequence ATGCTGACCCGCGCCGCCGGGCTGGTCGCGGCGTTCCTCGCCGGGCTCGCACTGGTCGTCGCCGCGGTGCTCGTCGTACGGCATCTCACCGCACCCTCGGAACCGGAGCTTCCGGTGGTACCCGAGGCCCGGCGCCCCGTCGTGGAGTCGGCGGTGCGCACCTGCACCCCGCTGAGCGTGCCGCTGCTGGCCGCCCAGATCGACGCGGAGAGCGGCTGGCGCCCGGACGCGGACTCCGGGCACGCCCAGGGCATTTCGCAGTTCTCCCCGGTCACCTGGAAGGAATGGGGCCAGGACGGCGACGGCGACGGCAAGGCCAATATCTGGGAGCCCCGCGACGCCATCCCCTCGCAGGCCCGCTACATGTGCCATCTGTACGAGGTGGTCAAGGTGGTCCCGGGCGGCAAGACCACGTCCGGGGCGACCCGGCTCGCGCTCGCGGCCTACAACGCGGGGCCGAACGCGGTGCTTCGGGCGCGCGGCATCCCGAAGATCCTCGAGACGCAGGACTATGTCGACAAGATCTTGAAGGATCTGCTGCCCAAGTACCAGGAGAGCGAGGAGAAGTACCAGCGGAGCGAGGCGAAGCACACCAGCAGTGCCTCCGCCTCACCGTCCGTCTCGTCTTCCACCTCGCCCTCCGCCGATCCGTCCGCGACCGCCTCCGGCGCCTCACCGTCGGCTACGCGTCGGCCGTGA
- a CDS encoding alpha/beta hydrolase, which translates to MGPIVPPLVPPYETVGDGPHHVMAVHGWFSDRAAYTAMLPHVDRRGFTYVLPDLRGYGEARDIPGAYTTGEAGKDLLALADHLGWERFSLVGHSMGGAVVQRVLAAAPQRVRRLVGVAPVPASGVPMEGEQWQLFAAAADHPENRRTIIDLTTGGRHPDAWLDLMVRHSLEHSEPKALRAWLDSWALEDFHEDIAGAQVPVRIVVGAHDPALTAEVMRQTWLRWYVNAELVELEYAGHYPADETPQELVRAVEDFITADA; encoded by the coding sequence ATGGGACCGATCGTTCCACCCCTCGTTCCACCGTATGAGACCGTCGGCGACGGGCCGCACCATGTGATGGCGGTGCACGGCTGGTTCTCGGACCGTGCCGCGTACACCGCGATGCTGCCGCATGTCGACCGGCGCGGGTTCACCTATGTTCTGCCCGATCTGCGCGGCTACGGCGAGGCGCGCGACATTCCCGGCGCGTACACCACCGGCGAGGCCGGGAAGGATCTGCTCGCGCTCGCCGATCACCTCGGCTGGGAGCGGTTCTCGCTCGTCGGCCACTCGATGGGCGGGGCCGTCGTCCAGCGCGTCCTGGCGGCCGCCCCGCAGCGGGTCCGCCGGCTGGTCGGGGTCGCGCCGGTGCCGGCCAGTGGAGTGCCGATGGAGGGCGAGCAGTGGCAGCTTTTCGCGGCCGCCGCCGACCATCCGGAGAACCGACGGACCATCATCGACCTCACCACCGGCGGCCGTCACCCGGACGCCTGGCTGGATCTGATGGTGCGCCACTCGCTGGAGCACAGCGAGCCCAAGGCGCTCCGCGCCTGGCTGGACTCGTGGGCGCTGGAGGACTTCCACGAGGACATAGCCGGTGCCCAGGTTCCGGTCCGGATCGTGGTCGGCGCCCACGACCCGGCGCTCACGGCGGAGGTGATGCGGCAGACCTGGCTGCGCTGGTACGTCAACGCCGAGCTGGTGGAGCTGGAGTATGCCGGGCACTATCCCGCCGATGAGACTCCACAGGAACTCGTGCGGGCGGTGGAGGACTTCATCACGGCCGACGCGTAG
- a CDS encoding membrane protein has translation MDAVARDTGIRRNNGFRRHGAMALRLVAVAALYYAGAWIGLLQELVRDQVTPLWPPTGIALACLLTLGPTAWPGIALGAVAVNAPIGPSPLAVLAIVVGNTLAPICSYLLLRNATRRQIEHVCAQLAEAVFRLAPDEPRPPGGDRKSTDRR, from the coding sequence ATGGACGCTGTGGCGCGCGATACGGGGATCCGGCGGAACAACGGTTTCCGGCGCCACGGTGCCATGGCACTGCGGCTCGTGGCCGTCGCCGCCCTCTACTACGCGGGTGCCTGGATCGGACTGCTGCAGGAGCTGGTGCGCGATCAGGTGACCCCGCTGTGGCCGCCGACCGGAATCGCCCTGGCCTGTCTGCTGACGCTGGGCCCCACGGCCTGGCCGGGCATCGCCCTCGGGGCCGTCGCGGTCAACGCCCCCATCGGCCCGTCGCCCCTGGCGGTCCTCGCGATCGTCGTGGGCAACACCCTGGCCCCGATCTGCTCGTATCTGCTGCTGCGGAACGCCACCCGCCGCCAGATCGAACACGTCTGCGCCCAACTGGCCGAAGCGGTCTTCCGCCTCGCCCCGGACGAGCCCCGCCCGCCCGGAGGCGACCGGAAGTCCACGGACCGGCGATAG
- a CDS encoding helix-turn-helix domain-containing protein, which translates to MSSHASNRARVIPLRPATADPAPQAGATAGAAGAPAAGPALPAAPAVPGAPVGREQPGREPVKEPLLRDLVGGVLRRERLAQQRTLKDVAEAARISMPYLSELERGRKEASSEVLAAAARALGISLADLLAMAQGELIRLVSGPRRRRDGAVVSVASLTSVTSATSATSATSVASPASVTDRGSRNAGRQGEVRLAA; encoded by the coding sequence GTGAGCAGCCACGCGTCGAACCGAGCCCGCGTCATTCCCCTGCGTCCGGCCACCGCGGACCCGGCGCCCCAGGCGGGGGCCACCGCCGGGGCCGCCGGAGCCCCCGCGGCGGGCCCTGCCCTTCCGGCCGCCCCGGCTGTCCCGGGCGCCCCGGTCGGGCGGGAGCAGCCCGGCCGGGAGCCGGTGAAGGAGCCCCTGCTGCGGGATCTCGTCGGAGGGGTGCTGCGGCGCGAGCGGCTCGCCCAGCAGCGCACGCTCAAGGACGTGGCCGAGGCGGCGCGGATCTCGATGCCGTACCTCTCCGAACTCGAACGGGGCCGCAAGGAGGCGTCGTCCGAGGTCCTCGCGGCCGCGGCCCGCGCTCTCGGCATCAGCCTGGCCGACCTCCTCGCCATGGCCCAGGGCGAGCTGATCCGTCTCGTCTCCGGCCCTCGGCGGCGGCGCGACGGTGCGGTGGTGTCGGTCGCGTCCCTCACGTCCGTCACCTCTGCCACCTCCGCCACGTCGGCCACCTCCGTCGCGTCCCCCGCATCCGTCACGGACCGCGGGTCCCGGAACGCGGGGCGGCAGGGCGAGGTACGGCTCGCCGCTTGA
- a CDS encoding ATP-dependent Clp protease proteolytic subunit, translated as MGQYTIPTVVERTTQGERAYDIYSRLLSERIIFLGTEIDDGVANVVIAQLLHLESSSSEQEIAIYINSPGGSFTSLMAIYDTMTFVSAPISTFCVGQAASTAAVLLAGGDPGRRFVLEHARVLLGQPVSGGQQGTVSDLSLQAKEMLRIRSQVEEVLARHTPHDAATLRADMDRDKVFTAREAVEYGLADEVLSRRAGRGF; from the coding sequence ATGGGGCAGTACACGATTCCGACGGTCGTCGAGCGCACCACGCAGGGGGAGCGCGCGTACGACATCTACAGCCGGCTGCTGTCCGAGCGGATCATCTTCCTCGGCACGGAGATCGACGACGGCGTGGCCAACGTCGTCATCGCGCAACTGCTCCACCTCGAATCGTCGAGCTCGGAGCAGGAGATCGCGATCTACATCAACTCACCGGGCGGCTCGTTCACCTCGCTGATGGCGATCTACGACACGATGACGTTCGTGTCCGCGCCCATCTCGACGTTCTGCGTAGGGCAGGCGGCCTCGACCGCGGCGGTGCTGCTGGCCGGGGGAGACCCCGGGCGGCGGTTCGTGCTGGAGCACGCCCGGGTGCTGCTGGGGCAGCCGGTGAGCGGTGGCCAGCAGGGCACGGTCTCGGACCTCAGTCTGCAGGCCAAGGAGATGCTCCGGATCCGCTCGCAGGTCGAGGAGGTGCTCGCCCGCCACACGCCCCACGACGCCGCCACCCTCCGCGCCGACATGGACCGCGACAAGGTCTTCACGGCACGGGAGGCGGTGGAGTACGGGCTCGCCGACGAGGTGCTGAGCCGGCGGGCGGGCAGGGGGTTCTGA
- a CDS encoding ATP-dependent Clp protease ClpP translates to MGTFGAFATGWEPGSHPRAAEGETAPTRFDDHLASQLLTQRIVFLGTQVDEVSANRVCAQMLLLSAEDPRSDISLYINSPGGSVTAGLAIYDTMRLIPNDVSTLTMGFAASMGQFLLTVGATGKRYALPNSRIMMHQPSAGIGGSTADIAIQAENLEFMKRSIERITAEHTGQSVETISRDGDRDRWFTAEQAKEYGMVDRVLESLADVRPAGARRRMGI, encoded by the coding sequence ATGGGAACATTCGGAGCATTCGCCACCGGCTGGGAGCCGGGATCGCATCCGCGAGCCGCGGAGGGGGAAACGGCTCCCACGCGGTTCGACGATCATCTCGCCTCGCAACTGCTGACACAGCGCATCGTCTTTCTCGGAACGCAGGTGGACGAGGTGTCCGCGAACCGGGTGTGCGCGCAGATGCTGCTGCTGTCGGCCGAGGACCCGCGGTCGGACATCAGCCTCTACATCAACAGCCCGGGCGGTTCGGTGACGGCGGGGCTGGCGATCTACGACACGATGCGGTTGATTCCGAACGACGTGTCCACGCTCACCATGGGATTCGCCGCGAGCATGGGGCAGTTTCTGCTCACCGTCGGAGCGACGGGAAAGCGCTACGCGCTGCCGAATTCCCGCATCATGATGCATCAGCCGTCCGCCGGTATCGGCGGGAGCACGGCCGATATCGCGATTCAGGCCGAGAACCTCGAATTCATGAAGCGGTCGATCGAGCGAATCACGGCGGAACACACCGGGCAGAGCGTGGAGACCATTTCGCGCGACGGAGACCGCGACCGGTGGTTCACGGCGGAGCAGGCGAAGGAGTACGGAATGGTCGACCGGGTCCTGGAGTCCCTCGCGGACGTACGGCCGGCCGGCGCGCGGCGCAGGATGGGGATCTGA
- a CDS encoding membrane protein: protein MLVLALALAWKTVWPYVAGLVLVGLLGGIGWWLRRTHLRTVAEHRVWQTEEENAARERSMAEVDAMTWQRFERYVAELCRRDGCTQVVVSGKSGDLGADVVGRMPDGRRLVIQCKHYAPHRTVPSGDMQKFLGTAKAEHAADVAVFVATCDFTRDAERLAVKHEIVAMHRNLLGAWVRGSTLESLIPLNGAGDGRRPRSPGAGRGTAARPVADRRAQGQSSPPGPGHNSPR, encoded by the coding sequence GTGCTGGTCCTCGCGCTGGCCCTGGCCTGGAAGACGGTGTGGCCGTACGTCGCCGGATTGGTCCTCGTGGGGCTGCTCGGCGGCATCGGCTGGTGGTTGCGGCGAACGCATCTGCGCACCGTGGCGGAACACCGCGTCTGGCAGACCGAGGAGGAGAACGCGGCACGTGAACGGTCCATGGCCGAGGTGGACGCCATGACCTGGCAGCGATTCGAACGGTACGTCGCGGAGCTGTGCCGCCGGGACGGCTGCACCCAGGTCGTCGTCTCCGGGAAGTCGGGTGACCTGGGCGCCGACGTCGTCGGCCGGATGCCGGACGGGCGCCGACTGGTGATCCAGTGCAAGCACTACGCACCCCATCGCACCGTGCCGAGCGGCGATATGCAGAAGTTCCTCGGCACCGCGAAGGCCGAACACGCCGCGGACGTAGCGGTGTTCGTCGCCACCTGCGACTTCACACGGGACGCGGAGAGGCTCGCCGTAAAGCACGAGATCGTCGCCATGCACCGCAACCTCCTCGGCGCCTGGGTGCGGGGCTCCACCCTGGAGTCGCTGATCCCGCTCAACGGGGCGGGCGACGGCCGCCGCCCACGAAGCCCCGGGGCCGGTCGGGGCACAGCCGCCCGCCCCGTGGCGGATCGGCGAGCGCAGGGCCAGTCCAGCCCACCCGGCCCGGGCCACAACAGCCCTCGATAA
- a CDS encoding LysR family transcriptional regulator, which translates to MADLSLTGLRVVQAVVDTGSFTAAADALGYTQSAVSRQVAAMEAAAGAPLFVRGARGVTPSPAGMALARRAATVLSEIDAVSADLAGLTDHVTGRVSIAAFPSAAAVLVPRTLARLRDDHPALIVEFGEASSPTQLRQLRAHRIDVAVIGVGADLPGYAFEGLRRDLLLDGGLLLAVPADHRFAGRGTIPVTELRDEPWIVGKGLRDDPQFGAWPTLDHPRIAYAAREWPTRLGLVATGLGIAVLPEVAAAAIPAGVRTVRVDDPAWLGRAVVAVTVRDRSPEVTATVEALRHEAAQLRAAR; encoded by the coding sequence ATGGCCGACCTGTCCCTCACCGGTCTCCGCGTCGTCCAGGCCGTGGTCGACACCGGATCGTTCACCGCCGCGGCCGACGCACTCGGATACACCCAGTCGGCGGTGTCCCGTCAGGTGGCGGCGATGGAAGCCGCCGCGGGCGCACCGCTGTTCGTCCGGGGCGCCCGCGGGGTGACGCCCTCACCCGCGGGGATGGCGCTCGCCCGGCGGGCCGCGACGGTCCTCAGCGAGATCGACGCCGTCAGCGCGGACCTCGCCGGGCTGACGGACCACGTCACCGGACGAGTCTCCATCGCGGCCTTCCCCTCGGCCGCCGCCGTGCTCGTCCCCAGGACACTGGCCCGGCTGCGCGACGACCACCCGGCACTGATCGTCGAGTTCGGCGAGGCATCCTCGCCCACGCAGCTTCGCCAACTCCGCGCCCACCGCATCGACGTCGCGGTGATCGGCGTGGGAGCGGACCTGCCCGGCTACGCATTCGAGGGGCTGCGCCGCGATCTGCTCCTCGACGGCGGTCTCCTGCTCGCCGTCCCCGCGGACCACCGGTTCGCCGGTCGCGGAACCATCCCGGTGACCGAGCTGAGGGACGAGCCCTGGATCGTCGGCAAGGGCCTCCGCGACGACCCCCAGTTCGGCGCCTGGCCCACCCTCGACCACCCGCGGATCGCCTATGCCGCCCGCGAATGGCCCACGCGACTCGGCCTTGTCGCCACCGGTCTCGGCATCGCCGTACTCCCCGAAGTGGCCGCCGCCGCGATCCCCGCCGGCGTCCGCACCGTCCGAGTCGACGACCCCGCCTGGCTCGGCCGGGCGGTGGTCGCCGTCACGGTCCGCGACCGCTCTCCCGAGGTGACGGCCACCGTGGAGGCGCTGCGCCACGAGGCCGCACAGCTTCGCGCGGCACGCTGA
- a CDS encoding short-chain dehydrogenase: protein MAKTWFITGSSRGFGREWADAALERGDHVAATARDISHLNPLVERYGDAVLPLRLDVTDRAAVHAAVQRTHAHFGSLDIAVNNAGYGHFGMVEELTEDELRAQMETNFLGAVWVTQAVLPVMRAQRSGRILQVTSEGGVRAFPGIGAYHASKWALEGLSESLAQEVAAFGIHITNVEPGPYATDWLARGARHSERHPDYAEVHEATAVEFEVGDPRATRDAILRIVDAERPPLRIFLGKSFTDVADLYEERLKTWREWQPVSLAAFG, encoded by the coding sequence ATGGCGAAGACGTGGTTCATCACGGGCAGCTCGAGGGGGTTCGGCCGCGAGTGGGCGGACGCCGCGCTGGAACGCGGCGATCACGTCGCGGCGACGGCTCGGGATATCAGTCACCTGAATCCCCTGGTCGAGCGGTACGGGGATGCGGTGCTGCCGTTGCGGCTCGACGTCACCGACCGGGCCGCGGTGCATGCGGCGGTGCAGCGCACCCATGCGCATTTCGGTTCGCTCGACATCGCGGTGAACAACGCCGGCTACGGGCATTTCGGCATGGTCGAGGAGCTGACCGAGGACGAACTCCGGGCCCAGATGGAGACCAACTTCCTGGGCGCGGTGTGGGTCACACAGGCCGTTCTGCCCGTCATGCGGGCGCAGCGATCGGGACGGATCCTGCAGGTGACCAGCGAGGGCGGCGTACGGGCCTTCCCCGGCATCGGCGCGTACCACGCCTCCAAGTGGGCCCTTGAGGGATTGTCGGAGTCCCTGGCACAAGAAGTGGCGGCCTTCGGCATCCATATCACCAACGTCGAGCCCGGCCCCTATGCCACCGACTGGCTGGCGCGCGGGGCACGGCACAGTGAGCGGCATCCGGACTACGCCGAAGTCCACGAGGCCACCGCGGTGGAATTCGAGGTCGGCGACCCGCGCGCGACCCGCGACGCGATTCTCCGGATCGTCGACGCGGAGCGGCCCCCGCTGAGGATCTTCCTCGGCAAGTCCTTCACCGATGTCGCCGATCTCTACGAGGAGCGCCTGAAGACGTGGCGGGAGTGGCAGCCGGTCTCCCTGGCGGCGTTCGGTTGA